The sequence below is a genomic window from Ipomoea triloba cultivar NCNSP0323 chromosome 10, ASM357664v1.
tcatctcaaaagatattgtctcacatttgtttttctattatcgaatgaaattaccgttgtgttgaaaggaaactacaattgtgttgaactgatattgaataacagtttcacatttttgggtactgcagttatatcgaaaaggaactgcagttgtgttgaaagggaaatgcagttgtgttgagttgatactgaataacagtttcacattttttggtactgcagttatatcaaaatggaactgcagttgttttgaaaggaaactgcagttgtgttgaactgatattgaataatagtttcacattttttggtgtatatggaattgtagttatatcgaaatgacattgtagttgtgttgaaaggaaactgtagtgtcttataaaaaaaattgtagttttgttaaaaggaaactgaataacaatttcacgtatttgagtgtataatgttgaatgaaaatgCATTATATCGAAAATGAAtcgcagttgtgttgaaagggaactgcagttgtctTGAATGGAAACTGTAGTTACGTGGAACGGAGGCCGTTTAAacccgtttgttttcattaatcaaaacgacgtcattttgatgggCGTTCCACACCAAAATTTGCCTCGAGGGactaaaaatgttattttgtcttaaaaaaaattattcaaattcaaatactCTGTAATTATAAAAACCGCAAGCTGCAGAAAGGTACATCAGTGTTTACTGTACAGTTTACACTACTCGCTTGTTGCTGTTGGTCCAACTTCTCaatctcattgttccttctccGCACGTCTCCCACCTAAAAGCTGATTCCGAATCGGAAAATATCGAATTCTGGTGCCGTTAAGTAAGATTGAAGGCTAAAACGACGTCGCCGGGGATTGCAATGGCCGGCCGGGGATCCACTAATCGGGTCTATTCCGGCCCCAGTTTCGGATCTCGAGTTTCATTTCTCATGCTCTCAATGTTTGCCGCTATGGCTTCTCTTTATGTCGCCGGCCGGTCagctccctctccctctccctctctctgtTCTATACACACATAGGCATTGTACTCACATGTATGGACACTATGATTTTGTTTACTTCTAAGTTCTAAGGCGATTGATTTGTGGAAATGTGGTGTGGATAGATTGTGGCAGGACGCGGAGAGTAGGGTTTATCTTATTACGGAGCTAGACAGGAGAACGGGTCAGGTATCACTTTTactgattattatttttttggtgaagatatTTTGTGTTCTATGATGATAATCCGTTGTTGTCACTTATTAATACTAGTGTTTTACATTTATTTGCGTAGATAAAGCTACTTTGTTGACCATGTTTACTTCTCTGCATCCAATCAGATATTCAGATTAGTATATTTCCAATAAGGCAATATTTCTGTGGGGATTGACTgtataaatttgataatttgttTTGGCAATTCAAACAATGCGGCTGTCATTCTTTTTCAGGGCCATTCATCGATTTCTGTAGATGATACTTTGAAACTCATTGCTTGCAGGTAAAATTTTTAGTAAATTGCTGTTTTAAATTGTTGGGGATTCTTTGGGACTCATACTATAGAGCATTATAGTTggggaaataatatttttttgtgcCAGGGAACAACAGAAGAGGCTAGGTGCACTTCATATGGAGCTTGAAAAAGCTAAGCAAGAAGGTTTTGTGTCAAATCGTGTCCCAGATAATAGTGGGAATCATTCAAAGAAAAAACTTCTGGCGGTTTTAGGGATCATTACAAAGTTTGACCGCAGGAAAAACAGAGAAGCAATTCGTAGAGCTTGGATGCCAACTGGTACAGCACTTATACCTTGTGCCTTTTATTTCTTTGATAATCCTTTAGCAGATAAAAGTCCAGCCACTGCATTTGATGCATAAAGCATATTTGTTCTCTAATTGGTGTGTAATCTTAAGTGGTAAAGTTGTCTATCTCTGCAACATGTGGTTAAGGAATAAGGTTGAGGCATTTATCTCATTGATAGAATGATAGTTGCAGTCTTGACATTTATCGAAGCAAACATTTGAAAAGATCCAGTTTTATTGGCTAAGTTCATCAATTGTGTATCCCCCTCATTATATGCTATTTTATGCAGGCAGTGCTCTAAAAAAACTGGAGGAGGAAAATGGTATAGTTGTACGATTCGTCATAGGAAGAAGGTATCTATTATGAAATGATCTAAACAGACAGAATTAAGAATACTGTATCTTTAAGATGGAAATTGATGTTTCCTTGAAGTAtcgtatttaatttattttgttcttcATACAGTGAAAATCGTGGAGACCATTCAGATAGGGACATTGAGGATGAAAATAGGCACACCAATGACTTCATTATTCTTGTATGTGCAATTTCGACCTGCTATGTTTTGTGGCTTAGTGTTCTTAGACCATGGCATTCTTGTATGGCAAAGCCAggcaagatttttaaaaaaataataaaataaaataaaataatacaacaACACCTGACGTTTGCAAtccaaaattgaaaatgttaGCCCTTTTGGCCTCACCTTGCCAAATGCTGctctattatttattattatatatatatatatatatatatatatatatatatttttttttttttttttttttgagtcaacagttgactccactgaggctcgaacccactcccatcattaatgtgggagtgttaaccgggacaccggatgccactagaccacaaggtctttagctatttattatatttaaatatgttattattttattgttattgtattatgtaaattaaaaataaattattatttaattacaaaaaaatatttgtttactttaaattttttactattgcatttttgtttacatttactttacataaatatttgtatatatatttttatttttgatatagttgaaattgtttcaaaataattttaaataatgtattaataaataattgcaattttttttcattgattcaTAAATTCAATGCATACAAATTAATTTCATCATACAATTAATCACTTAATAATTTCTTCATTTGCTTCTTGTACAATTTTGTTGGGTTCCATTCATGGTTGATGTATCTAGTTGAATCAACTTGATAattaacccttttttttttgctgaatatgttttttaaaaaagttttttgTTTCTACTTCATGACATCTACATTTTCCATCTCTATGTAAATTGCCTTTCAATTTGTTCTTCCAAATTTTTAGATGTTGGTAATTGTTTCCTTTTACCATTACAAGCATCCCTTTCCATGAGATGAGGGATAGATACTCCCACATTTAGGGTCTTCACTGGCTTGCGAATATATGTTCGATGATAATGATGTATATTTACCTGACACAGTCTTTTTAGTTTGATTTGGACCCTTATCTTTGACTAGGCCATCATCGATGATCTTGCCTTCTTGGTTACATCATTTCTTTTTATTCATTAGCGCTTCCTAAAAAGCATGCAAAAGTATGAAATTTTCTTTCACAATCATATGATAAAGTTTTATGGCTCTGTTTTTTTATCAACTTCATTTAAACTGCTCACGTAGATGTAAAATTTGTTCAAAACACCCTGTGAACATTAAActgcatgatataatttgcccaacGATTTGCACTGcatgtttattttgttttgcttGCTCACTCAAGTCACGGAAATTGTTATAAAATTCCTCAATGCTTCACTAGAGTATTATCTGTTTGATCTTTTCTAATTATagcatttttattaatattgagTCATGCAATACATAGCAACATATCATCCTTGGTTATCCATTGAGTTTTCAGGATGCTTGTAATGGTTTTTGCTGGTTGACATTTCTTGAGTGGAATATTCAGGAATTTCAGGCACGGGTACATTACTTACAGGAGTAGGGGGAGTACTCCAATATTGGTTCAATTATTGTTGAACAACAATAGTAGAAATTGAATATGATAGATGATAGGTTGGGGACAAATAGTGGTACATACTagataaatatggataattgaCATTGCTTATTCCAAAAAGAAATGATAGTTGGTCTAATGATAAGAAACTATCATTATCATCAAATTTACTGTGTTAAGATAGTACAAGTTATAGTTGATCTAAGTTACTGGAGAGAGGTCTTATTTATACTAAAGACTACTGCTAGTGCCATGATGACAGGACCTTGTCTACAGTTTTCCCGACCACCTCTAGTCACTATTCTTGGCCTACAACCCTATCAAGTACTATCCCTTGTCACTATTCTCTATTAATATTTGCATGCTCTATTGACTTCATCATGATCATTAGATAAAGGTTATGAATATTGGCAGGGAATATTAGTGGAGAATAATACTGTAGAGAATACCAAGCATGTAAATTTTGGCAGAGATAGTTGATAGTTCTATACTTCTATAGGGAATAACTTTGCATATGAATATAGTCTATAAATATTGGTAAGTAAATGCAAATTTTGGCAACTAAGAACATTCAATCCATTAACATTTCTAACTTTCCTAACTTAAAAATGGATCTttcattctcaaaaaaaaaatggatctTTCATGTCCCACTGTTCTATCTATTCTTCGATTTCTTAAAACTTTCAT
It includes:
- the LOC116033690 gene encoding hydroxyproline O-galactosyltransferase HPGT1-like, with product MAGRGSTNRVYSGPSFGSRVSFLMLSMFAAMASLYVAGRLWQDAESRVYLITELDRRTGQGHSSISVDDTLKLIACREQQKRLGALHMELEKAKQEGFVSNRVPDNSGNHSKKKLLAVLGIITKFDRRKNREAIRRAWMPTGSALKKLEEENGIVVRFVIGRSENRGDHSDRDIEDENRHTNDFIILNDHVESPEEQAKKTKLFFIQAVENWEAEFYAKVNDDVFINLDAVGAVLASHMDKPHAYIGCMKSGEVFSKPGHKWYEPDWWKFGDGKSYIRHASGEIFAISKALAQFISINRSILRIYAHDDVSAGSWFIGLNVKHVDEAKFCCSSWSSGSVCGAV